From a single Rosa rugosa chromosome 7, drRosRugo1.1, whole genome shotgun sequence genomic region:
- the LOC133721738 gene encoding pathogenesis-related protein PR-4-like, translating to MAGKQCIVFLVMVSAAMAGIASAQSATNVRATYHLYNPQDNNWDLRAVSAYCATWDADKPLEWRSKYGWTAFCGPQGPTGQAACGKCLRVTNTATGAQATVRIVDQCSNGGLDLDVNVFNQIDTDKSGYQQGHLTVNYDFVDCGD from the coding sequence ATGGCCGGGAAACAATGCATCGTGTTTTTGGTGATGGTGTCTGCCGCGATGGCCGGAATTGCTTCTGCGCAAAGTGCTACTAACGTGAGAGCCACGTACCACCTCTACAATCCGCAGGACAACAACTGGGACTTGCGAGCCGTGAGTGCCTACTGCGCGACGTGGGATGCCGACAAGCCCTTGGAATGGCGCAGCAAGTACGGATGGACCGCCTTCTGTGGCCCCCAGGGCCCGACCGGACAAGCGGCCTGTGGAAAGTGCCTCCGAGTGACGAACACCGCGACAGGAGCTCAGGCGACGGTGAGGATTGTCGACCAGTGCAGCAACGGAGGGCTGGACTTGGACGTGAATGTGTTTAACCAGATAGACACGGACAAAAGTGGGTATCAGCAAGGACATCTTACAGTCAACTACGACTTTGTCGACTGTGGGGACTAA
- the LOC133719859 gene encoding ubiquitin-conjugating enzyme E2 2-like gives MSMVLPDLDRLQLAQDPPAGAEISMVLPGLDRLRLVEHSSAGGEDVFARLQKKVSDDPPPGADYTLARYRLFKELKRLLQDPPAGISVVPPDFYNCDIMLWNVVIAPHSLDSPWEGGACTFKLTLQFSEDYPLKPPMVRFVSQVFHPNISADGIMSFNNLLDRWAPINDVEDTLKYIQSLICHPNPKCPANSEAFYMYFSENRLEYNRRVRMIVDQSWMAD, from the exons ATGAGTATGGTGCTACCTGACTTGGACAGATTGCAGCTTGCACAAGACCCACCTGCTGGCGCGGAGATTAGTATGGTGCTCCCAGGTTTGGACAGATTACGGCTTGTAGAACACTCAAGCGCAGGTGGAGAGGATGTTTTTGCAAG GCTGCAGAAAAAAGTGTCGGATGACCCACCCCCGGGCGCAGATTATACTCTTGCAAGGTATAGGTTGTTTAAAGAGTTGAAGAGGCTGCTACAAGACCCACCTGCAGGGATCAGTGTGGTTCCCCCGGACTTCTACAATTGCGATATAATGTTGTGGAATGTTGTTATAGCTCCACATTCCTTGGATTCTCCTTGGGAGGGAGGCGCATGCACATTTAAGTTGACTCTTCAGTTCAGTGAGGATTATCCGCTCAAACCACCAATGGTGCGATTTGTTTCTCAAGTGTTTCATCCAAACATTTCTGCAGATGGAATTATGTCTTTTAATAATTTACTGGATCGGTGGGCTCCTATAAATGATGTGGAAGATACACTCAAGTATATCCAG TCCCTAATATGTCATCCCAACCCGAAGTGTCCTGCAAATTCAGAAGCTTTCTACATGTATTTCAGCGAGAACAGACTCGAGTACAACCGAAGAGTGAGGATGATTGTGGATCAGAGTTGGATGGCAGACTAG
- the LOC133719860 gene encoding pathogenesis-related protein PR-4-like: MAGKMSIVLLLIFCAIVGSASATSNVRATYHLYNPQDNNWDLLAVGAFCATFDANQPIEWRSRYGWTAFCGPEGPSGAEACGKCLLVTNMGTGAQEIVRIIDQCSNGGLDLDVNVFSQIDTDGRGYAQGDLLVNYDFVDCGD, translated from the exons ATGGCCGGGAAGATGAGCATTGTCTTGTTACTTATCTTCTGTGCAATAGTGGGAAGTGCTTCTGCCACTTCTAATGTGAGAGCCACATACCACCTCTACAATCCGCAAGATAACAACTGGGACTTGCTTGCAGTAGGAGCCTTCTGCGCAACATTTGATGCCAATCAGCCCATCGAATGGCGCAGCAGGTATGGATGGACCGCCTTCTGCGGACCTGAAGGCCCTAGCGGAGCAGAGGCCTGCGGAAAATGCCTACTG GTGACGAACATGGGGACAGGAGCTCAGGAAATAGTGAGAATTATCGATCAGTGCAGCAATGGAGGTTTGGATTTGGACGTGAATGTGTTTTCCCAAATAGACACTGATGGAAGAGGCTATGCACAAGGCGACCTTCTTGTTAACTATGACTTTGTGGACTGCGGCGACTAA
- the LOC133720919 gene encoding protein WUSCHEL-like — MNNNRDMHEDDYYSIKAANVHEPAAEVAFTPKLSATSNMTQSYVLSSNHHHHQVVGVTPSQGRSGGDYCYNGHQPSSAASQRSSRWNPTPEQLRVLEELYGHGLKTPTAQQIRQVTVRLQHFGKIEYKNVFYWFQNHRARERQKRRHELMSMPQYHSKEKQLWSNKESAGAAGQRRSSTLAIEHQNKWTLSNCGILADQELSSVLTGNYSGQLEEQSYLATPTSEAQRTNASATLIYTKLLDYRHPHYDNDYGMVLTAPNIYKEAESRLETQTLELFPLESDNVKGVMDTESPMIRTTNTDSKEDFMAYQYFQFL; from the exons ATGAACAATAATAGGGATATGCATGAGGATGACTACTACTCGATCAAAGCTGCAAATGTTCATGAGCCCGCTGCAGAAGTAGCATTCACTCCAAAGCTTAGCGCTACTTCCAACATGACCCAAAGTTACGTGTTATCATCCAACCACCACCATCATCAGG TGGTTGGAGTGACGCCGTCGCAAGGCAGAAGTGGCGGTGATTATTGCTATAATGGTCACCAACCCTCCTCTGCAGCTTCGCAGCGAAGTTCCCGATGGAATCCAACCCCAGAGCAGTTACGGGTCCTGGAAGAGCTGTATGGACATGGATTAAAGACACCAACGGCACAACAAATCCGACAAGTGACTGTGCGGCTTCAACACTTTGGAAAGATTGAATACAAGAATGTCTTCTACTGGTTTCAGAACCACCGAGCGAGggagagacagaagagacgacaTGAACTCATGTCCATGCCTCAGTATCACTCTAAGGAAAAACAACTTTGGAGCAACAAAGAATCTGCAGGAG CTGCAGGACAGAGAAGGTCAAGTACTCTTGCAATTGAGCACCAGAATAAATGGACACTATCAAACTGCGGTATTCTTGCTGATCAG GAATTATCTTCAGTGCTGACCGGCAATTACTCCGGTCAATTGGAGGAGCAATCCTATTTGGCTACACCGACCTCGGAAGCACAACGAACAAACGCATCAGCTACATTAATATACACAAAGCTCTTGGACTATCGTCATCCCCATTATGATAATGATTACGGTATGGTGTTGACTGCACCTAATATTTACAAAGAAGCAGAAAGTAGATTAGAAACTCAAACTCTGGAGCTCTTTCCACTTGAGAGCGACAATGTTAAGGGTGTTATGGATACCGAATCACCTATGATCAGAACCACAAACACAGACAGTAAGGAAGATTTCATGGCATACCaatattttcaatttctttga